One Candidatus Fermentibacter sp. genomic window carries:
- a CDS encoding LytR C-terminal domain-containing protein — protein sequence MGLQTHGLVWRLLATLLALGLAGISIWGRIPEPVRDPATADSLPPPPDTVSLRILNGSGMAGLARTVQRYFLGYAGETVFVMPFEPSDADRDDYATTIVVSHVPGPEAARAASAMLGLGDSSIVWSVESDPPTDLTVYLGRDVAARRDEFIPVEQQNPEE from the coding sequence ATGGGTCTCCAGACGCATGGACTCGTCTGGAGGCTTCTTGCGACCCTGCTGGCCCTGGGCCTCGCGGGGATCTCGATCTGGGGCAGGATACCCGAACCCGTCCGGGATCCGGCGACTGCCGATTCGCTCCCTCCTCCGCCGGACACCGTGAGTCTCAGGATACTCAACGGGTCCGGGATGGCAGGTCTGGCGAGAACCGTGCAGAGGTACTTCCTCGGGTACGCAGGAGAGACCGTCTTCGTCATGCCCTTCGAACCGTCGGATGCCGACAGGGACGATTACGCGACTACGATAGTCGTGTCCCACGTACCGGGACCGGAGGCCGCCAGGGCGGCGTCGGCCATGCTCGGGCTGGGTGACAGCTCGATAGTCTGGAGCGTCGAGAGCGATCCGCCGACCGATCTGACCGTCTATCTCGGAAGGGACGTGGCGGCCAGGCGGGACGAGTTCATACCGGTAGAACAACAGAACCCGGAGGAATGA
- the rsfS gene encoding ribosome silencing factor — protein MAEDIIAPIVAAIHERRGFGVRAIDMSGFPLTMDMFLIASASSSTQARAVADRVEDVARSLGVRLHHKEGYEEGDWILLDFGTLVVHVFQPQTREYYNLEMLWSDADFEDIPDSPDGASDEA, from the coding sequence TTGGCAGAGGACATAATAGCCCCGATCGTCGCGGCGATCCACGAGAGGCGGGGGTTCGGGGTCAGGGCGATCGACATGAGCGGCTTCCCCCTGACCATGGACATGTTCCTGATAGCTTCCGCGTCCAGCTCCACCCAGGCCCGTGCGGTCGCCGACAGGGTCGAGGATGTTGCCAGATCCCTCGGAGTGAGGCTCCACCACAAGGAGGGGTACGAGGAGGGAGACTGGATCCTTCTCGACTTCGGCACCCTGGTGGTGCACGTCTTCCAGCCGCAGACGAGGGAGTACTACAACCTGGAGATGCTCTGGAGCGATGCGGACTTCGAGGACATCCCCGACTCG